A region from the Natronocella acetinitrilica genome encodes:
- a CDS encoding PRC-barrel domain-containing protein, translating to MSYITPDNSKARMSSHDHHAALLSANSLEGDDIVNRQDEKLGNVKEIMLDTGSGKVAYVVLSAGGVLGIGDRLFAIPWNALSLDTANHRFVLDADAERIKNAPGFDKDHWPDMADQSWVDSVNSYYGASSDVPRR from the coding sequence ATGAGCTACATCACGCCGGACAACAGCAAGGCCAGAATGTCATCCCATGACCACCATGCGGCCCTACTCAGCGCCAACTCTCTGGAAGGCGACGACATCGTGAATCGCCAGGACGAGAAGCTTGGCAACGTCAAGGAGATCATGCTCGATACCGGCTCCGGCAAGGTGGCCTATGTGGTGCTATCAGCCGGCGGGGTTCTGGGTATCGGTGATCGCCTCTTCGCAATCCCCTGGAATGCATTGTCGCTGGACACCGCGAACCACCGGTTTGTCCTGGACGCCGACGCCGAGCGCATCAAGAATGCACCCGGTTTCGACAAGGACCACTGGCCAGACATGGCCGATCAATCCTGGGTTGATAGCGTGAACAGCTATTACGGCGCGAGCTCCGACGTCCCACGTCGCTGA
- a CDS encoding dioxygenase family protein, protein MTRLPSLFVSHGAPTFAVEPGRAGPALAALGRDLPRPKAALVVSPHWMTPQPRVTTSVLPETIHDFGGFDKALYEIRYPVSGHPEFATQTVELLRDAGWDATADPRRGLDHGAWVPLLHLYPEADVPVFQVSLPTSLDADGAYRLGQALAPLAGQGVLIIGSGSLTHNLHEVFGGAEDVAYATEFSGWIRDAVVEGDHGRLRKALQSAPHARRAHPTTEHFLPLLVAAGAAESPRPSTVIDGGVTYDVLVMDAFLFGAASGSDTEARVQ, encoded by the coding sequence ATGACACGTTTACCCAGTCTGTTCGTCTCTCACGGGGCACCGACCTTTGCTGTCGAGCCGGGTCGGGCCGGGCCTGCACTTGCGGCCCTTGGTCGGGACCTGCCGCGGCCGAAGGCCGCACTCGTGGTCTCCCCCCACTGGATGACGCCACAGCCCCGCGTGACCACGTCGGTCTTGCCGGAAACCATTCATGATTTCGGGGGATTCGATAAGGCGTTGTACGAGATTCGCTACCCGGTGTCCGGACATCCCGAATTCGCAACGCAGACGGTGGAACTGCTGCGCGACGCCGGCTGGGACGCTACCGCTGACCCCAGGCGCGGCCTGGACCACGGTGCCTGGGTGCCCTTGCTGCACCTTTACCCAGAGGCCGACGTGCCGGTATTCCAGGTGTCACTACCAACCTCGCTGGACGCTGACGGCGCCTACCGCCTCGGTCAGGCCCTGGCACCGCTGGCCGGGCAGGGGGTCTTGATCATCGGCTCCGGCAGCCTGACTCACAATCTCCATGAGGTGTTCGGTGGGGCAGAGGATGTCGCTTATGCCACCGAGTTCTCCGGCTGGATTCGTGACGCGGTCGTCGAAGGTGATCATGGCCGCCTGCGCAAGGCCTTGCAGAGCGCCCCGCATGCCCGCCGCGCCCATCCGACTACCGAACACTTCCTGCCCCTGCTGGTAGCCGCAGGCGCTGCCGAATCCCCCAGACCGAGCACGGTCATCGACGGGGGCGTTACCTACGACGTGCTGGTGATGGACGCTTTCCTGTTCGGAGCTGCTTCAGGGAGTGATACCGAAGCCAGGGTTCAGTAG
- the smpB gene encoding SsrA-binding protein SmpB, giving the protein MRAVSKKKPKIADNVIAVNKKARFEYAIEDTLEAGLVLEGWEVKSLRSGRLNLQEGYVLLKGGEAYLFGAGIPPLPSASTHVQAEPIRTRKLLLHGKEIARLLGAVQRDGYSVVPLQMHWKRGRAKVLIGIGKGKKKFDKREDKKQQDWQRQKERLLKHNV; this is encoded by the coding sequence ATGCGCGCCGTGAGCAAAAAGAAACCGAAAATCGCGGACAACGTCATCGCCGTCAACAAGAAGGCGCGGTTCGAGTACGCCATCGAAGACACCCTGGAAGCTGGCCTGGTGCTCGAAGGCTGGGAGGTCAAGAGCCTGCGCTCCGGACGGCTGAACCTGCAGGAAGGCTATGTGCTGCTGAAAGGCGGCGAAGCCTACCTGTTCGGCGCCGGTATTCCGCCCCTGCCCTCTGCCTCCACCCATGTGCAGGCAGAGCCGATCCGCACGCGCAAACTACTGTTGCACGGCAAGGAGATCGCGCGCCTGCTGGGCGCGGTGCAGCGTGACGGCTATTCCGTGGTGCCACTGCAGATGCACTGGAAACGCGGCCGTGCCAAGGTGCTGATCGGTATCGGCAAGGGCAAGAAGAAATTCGACAAGCGCGAGGACAAGAAGCAACAGGACTGGCAGCGCCAGAAGGAACGCCTGCTCAAGCACAACGTCTGA
- a CDS encoding CsbD family protein, translating into MNKDQVKGRTESAKGKVKEVTGKTVGNKELEGKGKAEQVRGKVQSSYGDFKKDVKRTTK; encoded by the coding sequence ATGAACAAAGACCAGGTAAAAGGCCGGACGGAGTCGGCGAAAGGCAAGGTCAAGGAAGTCACAGGCAAGACAGTCGGTAACAAGGAGCTCGAAGGCAAAGGCAAGGCAGAGCAAGTCCGTGGCAAGGTTCAGTCGAGCTACGGCGACTTCAAGAAGGACGTCAAGAGGACAACCAAATGA
- a CDS encoding glucan biosynthesis protein has protein sequence MTADQEMNASRAGESIPDRRSGRLSRTFGSRSAAARTSVVFMVVALFVSALTQPQASASSPSHLHAPLAELESHDVLDAIEARARALAEEPYRPSDHTLPEQLASLSYEQYRAIQFRRNRAVWRNESLFEIQLFHPGFLYTEPVSLHVLQPGDESRIAFDRRYFRYVPPVDGLTGDLPDDLGFAGFRVHYPLSGERKTEFLVFLGASYFRLIGPGQVYGISARGLAIDTATQTGEEFPAFREFWLVKPQAEQNHFVIYALLDSPSVAGAYRFEITPGPPTEILVEARLIARNDVEKLGIAPLTSMYHHGDTTVRHVDDFRPQVHDSDGLLMAASNGEWIWRPLSNHRHLRVSSLTDENPRGFGLLQRDRAFEHYMDMEARYDLRPSLWVTPQGDWGKGRVELVEIPTDSEIHDNIVAYWVPEQAFKVGDNRRFSYRLRSFDQQLPEATSGHVVRTGIGWGAVPGQNNPPSRSKRRFVVDFQGGPLASLSDEAKLEAELQHGSGEVTDLLVTPLPDGQTWRVSFRLAPEGDQLVDMRLSLRLRGQRLTEVWSYVWYPDALQ, from the coding sequence ATGACAGCAGACCAGGAAATGAACGCGTCCCGCGCAGGTGAATCCATACCCGACCGTCGCAGTGGCAGGCTGAGCCGCACTTTCGGCTCAAGGTCGGCCGCCGCCCGGACATCGGTGGTATTCATGGTAGTAGCGCTCTTTGTCAGCGCTCTGACGCAGCCCCAGGCATCTGCTTCATCGCCGTCGCACTTGCACGCCCCGCTTGCGGAATTGGAGAGCCACGACGTTCTCGACGCCATCGAGGCCCGCGCCAGGGCTCTCGCGGAAGAACCCTACCGGCCGAGCGATCATACGTTACCCGAACAGCTCGCCAGCCTGAGCTATGAGCAGTATCGGGCTATCCAGTTTCGCCGGAATCGCGCGGTGTGGCGCAACGAATCGCTGTTCGAAATCCAGTTATTCCATCCCGGATTCCTCTACACGGAACCGGTGAGCCTGCATGTTTTACAGCCAGGAGATGAGAGCCGTATCGCGTTCGATCGGCGGTATTTCCGCTACGTGCCGCCGGTGGATGGGCTCACCGGTGATCTTCCAGACGACCTCGGCTTTGCGGGATTCCGGGTGCATTACCCGCTCTCGGGTGAACGTAAGACGGAGTTCCTGGTATTTCTTGGCGCCTCGTACTTCCGCCTTATCGGGCCCGGTCAGGTATACGGTATCTCGGCGCGCGGGCTGGCGATCGACACCGCGACACAAACCGGAGAAGAGTTTCCGGCATTCCGGGAGTTCTGGCTGGTCAAGCCCCAGGCCGAGCAGAACCATTTCGTAATCTACGCCCTCCTCGATAGCCCCTCCGTGGCCGGGGCCTACCGTTTCGAGATAACGCCTGGCCCACCCACGGAGATACTGGTAGAAGCGCGCCTGATTGCGCGAAACGATGTCGAAAAGCTCGGCATTGCGCCGCTCACCAGCATGTACCACCACGGCGATACCACCGTCCGTCACGTGGATGACTTCCGCCCACAGGTCCATGATTCCGACGGATTACTGATGGCCGCATCCAATGGCGAATGGATCTGGCGGCCACTGAGCAATCACCGCCACCTGCGGGTGTCGTCGCTGACCGATGAGAACCCCCGCGGTTTCGGGCTACTCCAACGGGACCGTGCGTTCGAGCACTACATGGATATGGAGGCCCGCTATGACTTGCGCCCAAGCCTGTGGGTCACACCGCAGGGAGACTGGGGCAAAGGTCGGGTGGAACTGGTAGAGATCCCCACCGACAGCGAGATCCACGACAACATCGTCGCCTACTGGGTCCCGGAGCAGGCCTTCAAGGTCGGCGACAATCGCCGGTTCAGCTACCGATTGCGCAGTTTTGACCAGCAGCTGCCGGAGGCCACTTCGGGGCATGTCGTGCGCACTGGCATCGGCTGGGGCGCTGTCCCCGGGCAGAACAATCCGCCATCGCGCAGCAAACGACGCTTTGTCGTGGATTTCCAGGGCGGACCGCTGGCTTCATTGAGTGATGAAGCCAAGCTGGAAGCCGAGCTGCAACACGGTTCCGGCGAGGTTACGGACCTCTTGGTGACGCCATTGCCGGACGGTCAGACCTGGCGTGTTTCATTCAGGCTGGCACCCGAGGGCGACCAGTTGGTGGACATGCGGCTTTCTCTGCGGCTGCGCGGGCAGCGCCTGACCGAAGTCTGGAGCTATGTGTGGTATCCCGATGC
- a CDS encoding LysR family transcriptional regulator encodes MQTFVAVVEAGNFVKVTDSLGLSKAAVSRHVGNLEARLGVRLLHRTTRRLALTEEGEVFYARCKQLLSELEESEAEVSSRSGHAQGQVRINAPVTFGNLHLAELWGAFRERHPQITLDVTLSDRVVDLVEEGYDLAVRIAQLSSSTLISRKLSSTRMVLCASPEYLTRQGKPTHPSDLAHHAVWAYSYFAPGDEWPFDGPEGPVTARIRPVVRTNSGDTCRVGALQHQAIVLQPSFIVGPDLDAGRLVEVMPDYRSIELGVYALYPTRKHVSPKVRLLIDFLVTAFTTPRWPA; translated from the coding sequence ATGCAAACATTCGTCGCAGTGGTCGAGGCCGGTAACTTCGTCAAGGTCACCGATTCGCTGGGCCTCTCCAAGGCTGCCGTGTCGCGCCACGTGGGCAACCTGGAGGCACGGCTGGGCGTGCGCCTCTTGCATCGCACAACGCGCCGGCTGGCGCTGACCGAGGAAGGCGAGGTCTTTTACGCACGCTGCAAGCAACTGCTGAGCGAGCTTGAGGAGTCCGAGGCCGAGGTCAGCTCGCGCAGCGGTCATGCGCAGGGACAGGTGAGAATCAATGCCCCGGTGACCTTCGGCAACTTGCATCTGGCCGAACTCTGGGGCGCTTTCCGGGAGCGGCATCCACAGATCACGCTGGACGTCACCCTGTCCGACCGCGTCGTCGACTTGGTTGAGGAAGGTTACGACCTGGCAGTGCGCATCGCGCAACTGTCGAGTTCGACGTTGATCAGCCGCAAACTGTCGTCCACCCGGATGGTGTTGTGTGCATCGCCCGAGTATCTGACACGCCAAGGCAAGCCCACGCACCCCTCGGACCTCGCGCACCATGCCGTGTGGGCGTACAGCTATTTCGCGCCGGGTGACGAGTGGCCGTTTGACGGGCCGGAAGGGCCAGTCACGGCACGCATCCGCCCGGTGGTGCGCACCAACAGCGGCGACACCTGCCGCGTCGGGGCGCTGCAGCACCAGGCCATCGTTCTGCAGCCTAGCTTTATCGTCGGGCCGGACCTGGATGCCGGCAGGCTGGTCGAGGTGATGCCGGACTACCGCTCCATCGAACTGGGCGTCTATGCCCTCTACCCCACCCGCAAGCATGTATCGCCCAAGGTCCGGTTACTCATCGACTTTTTGGTGACGGCGTTCACGACACCCCGCTGGCCGGCGTAA
- a CDS encoding sodium-dependent transporter encodes MPIPRRYRHGQWPNQGVFILAACGACIGLGNLWRFPALVVEHGGGAFILVYAAALLLLGLPVAVAEVVLGRGSRHDPVGAFRETAAIHGRSRHWAWAGWLAILGAVCLLILLAVTAGWSMGYLFRAVTGTLFQLDMVDATAMFEDLAMDVERSMLWITLFIGLVALVVSQGLERGIVPAVVVLVPMLLAGLLVLMMVALAHPSNPIVLDYLFTVDFSQLGQAGLLAALHHAFASLALGVGVLIVYGAALPARTPIVTAVGSVVLLDFLAALAATLLVVSLAPGFPPGPGLAFEVLPTVFAAEGPGRLLAVVFYATLVLAALTTGFALAEALVTGITENSRLSRAAAGGYVAAMIWLLAFAVVLVQTSPWAAATSGGLDLRAVLELFAGQLLPIIMALAGLLALLSVGWVAAPESVRHALRLDGWPWASALCHGLIRWIAPALLLIVLAYTITGLWL; translated from the coding sequence TTGCCGATCCCGCGGCGATACCGACACGGCCAGTGGCCGAACCAGGGAGTCTTCATCCTCGCCGCCTGCGGAGCCTGCATCGGGCTGGGTAACCTGTGGCGATTCCCTGCGCTTGTCGTCGAGCACGGCGGCGGTGCATTCATCCTTGTATACGCTGCGGCCTTGTTGCTGCTCGGCTTGCCAGTGGCCGTGGCGGAGGTCGTGCTGGGGCGGGGTTCCCGCCATGATCCGGTGGGCGCTTTTCGCGAAACGGCCGCTATACATGGGCGCTCCAGGCACTGGGCCTGGGCGGGGTGGCTCGCCATTCTCGGGGCCGTCTGCCTGCTCATCCTGCTCGCGGTTACGGCCGGCTGGAGCATGGGCTACCTGTTCCGCGCGGTCACGGGAACGCTGTTTCAGCTCGACATGGTCGACGCCACGGCCATGTTCGAGGACCTGGCCATGGATGTCGAGCGATCCATGCTGTGGATCACGCTGTTCATCGGTCTGGTCGCGCTTGTGGTCTCCCAGGGGCTGGAGCGGGGGATCGTGCCGGCGGTGGTCGTGCTGGTGCCGATGCTGCTTGCCGGGCTGCTGGTATTGATGATGGTGGCGCTGGCGCACCCCAGCAACCCGATCGTGCTGGATTACCTGTTCACCGTGGATTTCAGCCAGCTTGGACAGGCCGGTTTGCTGGCAGCGTTGCATCATGCTTTCGCCAGCCTGGCGCTGGGGGTCGGTGTACTGATCGTGTACGGCGCCGCACTGCCGGCGCGGACGCCGATTGTGACTGCGGTCGGGAGCGTCGTCCTGCTTGATTTCCTGGCAGCGCTGGCGGCGACGTTGCTGGTGGTTTCCCTCGCCCCGGGCTTTCCGCCCGGGCCAGGGCTTGCATTCGAGGTGCTGCCAACGGTGTTCGCCGCCGAGGGGCCTGGCCGACTCCTTGCGGTGGTGTTTTACGCAACCTTGGTGCTGGCTGCCCTCACCACCGGTTTCGCCCTTGCGGAGGCACTGGTCACGGGGATCACCGAGAACTCCCGGCTGAGCCGTGCTGCGGCGGGGGGCTATGTGGCAGCGATGATCTGGTTGCTGGCTTTCGCGGTGGTGCTGGTACAGACCAGCCCATGGGCCGCGGCGACCTCTGGCGGGCTCGATCTCCGCGCTGTCCTGGAGCTGTTTGCGGGGCAGTTGCTGCCCATCATCATGGCCCTCGCCGGGCTGCTTGCTTTGCTGAGCGTGGGCTGGGTTGCAGCCCCGGAATCGGTCCGCCATGCATTGCGTCTTGATGGATGGCCATGGGCCTCCGCGCTTTGCCATGGACTGATTCGCTGGATCGCCCCCGCCTTGCTGCTGATTGTGCTTGCCTATACGATCACCGGCCTTTGGCTTTGA
- a CDS encoding DoxX family protein has product MNRNVIHRLFNTDAGIAAVALRIPVGIIFAAHGAQKLFGWFGGHGLYGTGQWMASIGLEPGLLMALLAGSAEFFGGLALIFGVLVRPAAVVLAFTMLVAILAVHVGNGLFMSNGGYEFGLALLAASVSLAITGAGRASVDSLLDQRVRAH; this is encoded by the coding sequence ATGAACAGGAATGTGATTCACCGTCTTTTCAATACTGATGCCGGCATCGCTGCAGTGGCGTTGCGTATCCCGGTGGGGATCATCTTTGCCGCCCATGGCGCTCAGAAGTTGTTCGGCTGGTTCGGCGGCCATGGCCTGTACGGAACCGGGCAGTGGATGGCCTCCATTGGCCTGGAGCCCGGGCTGCTGATGGCGCTACTTGCCGGCAGCGCGGAATTCTTCGGCGGTCTTGCCCTGATATTCGGCGTGCTGGTGCGGCCAGCTGCTGTTGTGCTGGCGTTCACCATGCTGGTTGCGATACTTGCAGTACATGTCGGTAATGGACTGTTCATGAGCAACGGCGGCTATGAATTCGGGCTCGCGCTGCTGGCCGCATCCGTCTCACTGGCCATCACCGGGGCTGGGCGCGCGTCCGTCGATTCGCTGCTTGACCAACGCGTCCGTGCGCACTGA